A stretch of the Bacillus licheniformis DSM 13 = ATCC 14580 genome encodes the following:
- a CDS encoding NucA/NucB deoxyribonuclease domain-containing protein — protein MIKKWAVHLLFSALVLLGLSGGAAYSPQHAEGAARYDDILYFPASRYPETGAHISDAIKAGHSDVCTIERSGADKRRQESLKGIPTKPGFDRDEWPMAMCEEGGKGASVRYVSSSDNRGAGSWVGNRLSGFADGTRILFIVQ, from the coding sequence ATGATCAAAAAATGGGCGGTTCATCTGCTGTTTTCCGCATTGGTACTGCTTGGGCTTTCGGGAGGCGCCGCATATTCTCCTCAGCATGCCGAAGGTGCTGCAAGGTATGACGACATATTGTATTTTCCGGCATCACGCTATCCCGAAACCGGCGCTCATATCAGCGACGCAATCAAAGCAGGGCATTCAGATGTCTGCACGATTGAAAGATCGGGAGCGGATAAGCGCCGCCAGGAATCACTGAAGGGGATTCCGACTAAGCCGGGCTTTGACCGTGACGAATGGCCGATGGCCATGTGTGAAGAAGGGGGCAAAGGAGCGTCTGTCAGATATGTCAGCTCATCGGATAACCGCGGAGCCGGCTCCTGGGTCGGGAACAGGCTGAGCGGTTTCGCCGACGGGACGAGAATTTTGTTTATCGTTCAATAA
- the lexA gene encoding transcriptional repressor LexA, producing the protein MTKLSKRQLDILRFIKEEVKRKGYPPSVREIGEAVGLASSSTVHGHLARLETKGLIRRDPTKPRAIEILDTEEEIHIPKNQVVNVPVIGKVTAGTPITAVENIEEYFPLPERLAPPDEHVFMLEIMGESMIDAGILDQDYVIVKQQNTANNGDIVVAMTEDDEATVKRFFKEETHIRLQPENPTMEPIILQNVTILGKVIGVFRTVH; encoded by the coding sequence ATGACGAAGCTATCAAAAAGACAACTTGATATTTTGCGTTTCATTAAAGAAGAAGTGAAGCGCAAAGGCTATCCGCCTTCCGTCAGGGAGATCGGAGAAGCGGTCGGCCTGGCGTCAAGTTCAACGGTACACGGCCACTTGGCAAGGCTTGAAACGAAGGGATTGATCAGAAGGGATCCGACGAAGCCGAGAGCGATCGAAATTCTCGATACAGAGGAGGAAATTCATATTCCGAAAAACCAGGTTGTCAATGTCCCGGTCATCGGAAAGGTGACCGCCGGTACACCGATTACCGCAGTCGAAAACATCGAGGAATACTTTCCGCTTCCCGAACGCCTGGCGCCGCCGGATGAGCACGTCTTCATGCTGGAGATCATGGGAGAAAGCATGATCGATGCCGGAATTCTTGATCAAGATTATGTGATTGTCAAGCAGCAGAACACCGCAAACAACGGGGATATCGTCGTTGCGATGACCGAAGACGACGAAGCGACTGTTAAGCGGTTTTTCAAGGAGGAAACCCATATCCGCCTTCAGCCGGAAAACCCGACGATGGAGCCGATCATCCTTCAGAATGTGACGATTCTCGGAAAAGTCATCGGCGTTTTTCGCACTGTTCATTAA
- the yneA gene encoding cell division suppressor protein YneA, giving the protein MKKESLIFVSLFTAVISCCILFVSFAGKIEERKQYVKIEVQEGDTLWELADRIKGGKTADKHKFIEWVADKNNLPTSVIKPGDVLILPVAKQHSDQYQLAVVE; this is encoded by the coding sequence ATGAAAAAAGAATCATTGATTTTTGTCAGTCTGTTTACTGCTGTGATCAGCTGCTGTATTCTGTTTGTGTCTTTTGCCGGTAAGATCGAAGAAAGAAAGCAATATGTTAAAATAGAAGTGCAAGAAGGCGATACATTGTGGGAGCTGGCCGACCGGATCAAAGGCGGAAAAACCGCTGACAAACACAAATTCATCGAATGGGTCGCCGATAAAAACAATCTGCCGACCTCTGTCATTAAACCGGGAGATGTCTTGATCCTGCCGGTAGCCAAACAGCACTCCGATCAATATCAGCTTGCAGTTGTAGAATAA
- a CDS encoding YneB family resolvase-like protein — MNAIIYTRVSTAKEQQETSLKRQEEELKSLAAEHGMNVVSVISEQASGYEMDRDGVFDLLEEIKTSDIDAVLIQDDTRLGRGNAKIALLHCLYKEGVQIYTLAHRGKLELSEADSMVLEIVGIVEEYQRKIHNLKIKRGMKKAVENGYRPERNLKHRNEGGGRERIEAPLSEIVRLRENKLTFAEIAAVLRGFGYSISKATVHRRYQEYKDGLAD; from the coding sequence ATGAATGCGATTATTTACACCAGGGTAAGCACTGCGAAGGAGCAGCAGGAAACCTCATTAAAGCGGCAGGAGGAAGAGCTTAAGTCGCTTGCCGCCGAACACGGGATGAACGTCGTGAGCGTCATTTCCGAGCAGGCGAGCGGATATGAAATGGACCGCGACGGCGTCTTCGATCTGCTCGAGGAAATCAAAACATCAGACATCGACGCGGTTTTAATACAGGATGATACGCGGCTTGGAAGAGGGAATGCCAAAATTGCCCTTCTTCACTGTTTATATAAAGAAGGCGTTCAAATCTACACGCTGGCTCACCGCGGAAAGCTCGAGCTTTCCGAAGCGGACTCGATGGTTTTGGAGATTGTCGGCATTGTCGAGGAATACCAGCGGAAAATACATAACCTGAAAATTAAGCGGGGAATGAAGAAGGCGGTCGAAAACGGCTACCGCCCGGAGAGGAACCTAAAACACCGCAATGAAGGCGGCGGGAGAGAGCGAATCGAAGCGCCTCTTTCAGAAATCGTCAGGCTCAGGGAGAACAAGCTGACGTTTGCGGAGATTGCAGCCGTGTTGAGAGGCTTCGGATACAGCATATCAAAAGCAACCGTTCACCGCCGCTACCAGGAGTATAAGGACGGCCTTGCAGACTAA
- a CDS encoding DUF896 domain-containing protein produces the protein MISKEKIARINELAKKAKSGSLTDEEKAEQQKLRQEYLQGVRASMKNTLKTVTIVDPEGNDVTPEKLKQEKRNRRLH, from the coding sequence ATGATTTCTAAAGAAAAAATAGCCAGAATTAACGAGCTTGCCAAAAAAGCAAAGAGCGGATCTTTAACAGACGAAGAAAAAGCAGAACAGCAGAAGCTTCGCCAGGAATACCTTCAAGGCGTCCGCGCGTCTATGAAAAACACGTTGAAAACTGTGACGATTGTTGACCCTGAAGGTAATGATGTGACTCCTGAAAAGCTCAAACAGGAAAAAAGAAACCGCCGATTGCATTAA
- the tkt gene encoding transketolase, which translates to MKTIELKSVATIRTLSIDAIEKAKSGHPGMPMGTAPMAYALWTKMMNVSPENPNWFNRDRFVLSAGHGSMLLYSMLHLSGYDVSIEDLKNFRQWGSKTPGHPEFGHTPGVDATTGPLGQGIGMAVGMALAERHLAETYNRDDYRVVDHYTYSICGDGDLMEGISSEAASLAGHLNLGRLIVLYDSNDISLDGELNRSFSENVKQRFEAMNWEVLYVEDGNNIAEITAAIEKAKQNEKQPTLIEVKTTIGFGSPNRAGTSGVHGAPLGSEEAKLTKEAYEWTYEEDFYVPSEVYEHFNETVKEAGKKKEAEWNELFSAYKKAHPELAEELELAIKGELPEGWDQKVPVYEKGSSLASRASSGEVLNGIAQQVPFFFGGSADLAGSNKTTIKNGGDVSAKDYAGRNIWFGVREFAMGAALNGMALHGGLRVFGGTFFVFSDYLRPAIRLAALMGLPVTYVFTHDSIAVGEDGPTHEPIEQLASLRALPNLSVIRPADGNETAAAWKLALQSKDQPTALVLTRQNLPTIDQSAETAYEGVKKGAYVVSKSQNEKPEAILLASGSEVGLALDAQSELQKEGIDVSVVSVPSWDRFDKQPAEYKNAVLPTDVTKRLAIEMGSPLGWERYTGTDGDILGIDQFGASAPGETIMKEYGFTPANVVDRVKKLLNR; encoded by the coding sequence ATGAAAACGATTGAATTAAAATCTGTCGCAACAATACGAACACTCTCCATAGACGCGATTGAAAAAGCTAAATCCGGTCACCCCGGCATGCCGATGGGGACTGCTCCGATGGCTTATGCGCTTTGGACAAAAATGATGAATGTCAGCCCTGAAAATCCGAATTGGTTTAACAGGGACCGTTTTGTGCTTTCCGCCGGACACGGATCAATGCTTTTGTACAGCATGCTTCACTTAAGCGGATATGACGTTTCAATTGAAGACCTCAAAAATTTCCGCCAATGGGGAAGCAAAACTCCTGGGCATCCGGAATTCGGACATACTCCGGGTGTAGATGCGACTACAGGTCCGCTTGGCCAAGGAATCGGAATGGCTGTCGGAATGGCGCTTGCTGAACGTCACCTTGCTGAAACTTACAACCGTGACGACTATCGCGTCGTTGACCATTATACATACAGCATTTGCGGTGACGGAGACTTGATGGAGGGAATTTCATCCGAAGCGGCTTCGCTTGCGGGACATTTGAACCTCGGCCGTCTCATCGTGCTTTATGATTCAAATGACATTTCGCTTGACGGCGAACTAAACCGCTCATTCTCTGAAAATGTAAAGCAGCGCTTTGAAGCGATGAATTGGGAAGTGCTTTATGTTGAAGACGGCAACAACATTGCCGAAATTACGGCGGCCATCGAGAAAGCGAAACAAAATGAAAAGCAGCCGACATTAATTGAAGTGAAAACAACGATCGGTTTCGGTTCTCCAAACCGTGCGGGCACATCCGGCGTCCACGGCGCTCCGCTCGGATCAGAAGAGGCGAAATTAACGAAGGAAGCGTATGAGTGGACATACGAAGAAGATTTTTATGTTCCTTCCGAAGTGTACGAGCACTTTAACGAAACAGTGAAGGAAGCGGGCAAGAAAAAAGAGGCGGAATGGAACGAACTGTTCTCCGCATACAAGAAAGCCCACCCGGAACTTGCCGAAGAGCTTGAACTGGCGATCAAAGGCGAGCTTCCTGAAGGATGGGATCAGAAAGTACCTGTATATGAAAAAGGAAGCAGCCTTGCTTCACGTGCATCCTCAGGTGAAGTGTTAAACGGAATCGCTCAACAAGTGCCGTTTTTCTTTGGCGGATCCGCGGACTTGGCCGGTTCCAACAAAACGACAATCAAAAACGGCGGAGATGTTTCAGCGAAGGATTACGCCGGCAGAAATATCTGGTTCGGTGTAAGGGAATTTGCGATGGGAGCAGCTTTGAACGGAATGGCTCTTCACGGAGGCCTCCGCGTATTCGGCGGAACGTTCTTCGTTTTCTCCGATTACTTGAGACCAGCGATTCGTCTTGCTGCATTGATGGGGCTTCCTGTCACCTATGTATTTACACATGACAGCATTGCCGTCGGTGAAGACGGACCGACTCATGAGCCGATTGAACAGCTGGCATCACTTCGTGCGCTGCCGAACTTGTCCGTCATCAGACCTGCCGACGGAAATGAAACAGCAGCTGCCTGGAAGCTCGCGCTTCAATCAAAAGACCAGCCGACTGCGCTTGTGTTGACACGCCAAAACTTGCCGACAATCGATCAGTCTGCTGAAACGGCTTATGAAGGCGTTAAAAAGGGTGCATATGTCGTTTCAAAAAGCCAAAACGAAAAACCGGAAGCGATCTTGCTTGCGAGCGGATCTGAAGTTGGCCTTGCGCTTGATGCACAAAGCGAGCTGCAAAAAGAAGGCATTGACGTATCCGTTGTCAGCGTTCCGTCATGGGATCGATTTGACAAGCAGCCGGCTGAATATAAAAACGCTGTTCTTCCAACTGATGTGACAAAGCGTCTCGCAATTGAAATGGGATCGCCGCTCGGATGGGAGAGATATACAGGCACTGACGGGGACATTCTCGGAATCGACCAGTTCGGTGCATCAGCTCCTGGCGAAACGATCATGAAAGAATACGGTTTTACGCCTGCGAATGTAGTTGACCGGGTGAAAAAACTGTTAAATCGCTAA
- the sirA gene encoding sporulation inhibitor of replication protein SirA, whose product MERHYYTYLIEEEFASHYFGRESVMFKLFYDYHWTSPDQKSQLAAKQIEFITKPIPAAHIHKRMKMNLCREDYTQVDYVYRLIVPKGSASFIIKDRHIEILAKGPFDAETVFFEVLRKVSPCFLAMDFNMKRYGWLNPVKERNFV is encoded by the coding sequence ATGGAACGCCATTATTATACGTATTTGATAGAAGAGGAATTTGCCAGCCATTATTTTGGAAGAGAGTCCGTCATGTTCAAACTGTTTTACGATTATCATTGGACGAGCCCCGATCAAAAGTCTCAATTAGCCGCGAAACAGATCGAGTTTATTACAAAACCGATTCCCGCTGCTCATATACACAAAAGAATGAAAATGAACCTCTGCCGGGAAGACTATACACAGGTTGACTATGTATACAGATTGATTGTTCCAAAAGGAAGCGCTTCTTTTATTATCAAAGACCGTCATATTGAGATTTTGGCAAAGGGTCCATTCGATGCCGAAACGGTTTTCTTTGAGGTATTGCGAAAAGTCAGTCCGTGTTTTCTTGCGATGGATTTTAATATGAAACGTTATGGCTGGCTGAACCCTGTGAAAGAAAGAAATTTTGTATAA
- a CDS encoding YneF family protein has protein sequence MDLWVVILVGVLALLAGVALGFFIARKYMMNYLKKNPPINEQMLRMMMMQMGMKPSQKKINQMMKAMENQTK, from the coding sequence ATGGATTTGTGGGTTGTCATCCTAGTGGGCGTTTTAGCATTGCTCGCAGGTGTTGCACTCGGATTTTTTATTGCTCGTAAATATATGATGAACTATTTGAAAAAAAATCCGCCAATTAATGAACAAATGCTGCGCATGATGATGATGCAGATGGGTATGAAACCATCCCAGAAGAAAATTAATCAAATGATGAAAGCCATGGAAAATCAAACGAAATAA
- a CDS encoding aspartyl-phosphate phosphatase Spo0E family protein codes for MKENLLHEIEEKRKELLKIVMTNGMTSHITIQHSQQLDILLLEYQKLSLGNTQ; via the coding sequence ATGAAAGAAAATCTGCTTCATGAAATTGAGGAAAAAAGAAAAGAGCTGCTAAAAATCGTCATGACAAACGGCATGACTTCACATATCACCATTCAGCACAGCCAGCAGCTGGATATCCTTCTCTTGGAATACCAAAAACTATCTCTCGGAAATACACAATAA
- a CDS encoding cytochrome c biogenesis protein CcdA: MADINYILAFGAGFLSFISPCCLPLYPAFLSYITGVSMSEIHSDKLMFQKRSLVHTVFFLIGFSMIFVALGYSTSLVGSFFKDYHQLIRQLGAVFIIFFGFVTLGVFKPEFLMKERRLQFKNRPGGLLGSIGIGMAFAAGWTPCTGPILAAVIALAGTNPMSAVPYMALYALGFSLPFLLLSFFITKMKWLRKHQLIIMKIGGVAMIVVGILLFFDWMTKIIIVLSSLFGDFRGF; this comes from the coding sequence ATGGCTGATATCAATTATATTCTCGCTTTCGGTGCAGGGTTTCTATCGTTTATTTCGCCATGCTGCCTGCCGCTTTATCCCGCTTTTTTATCATATATTACCGGTGTCAGCATGAGTGAAATCCATTCTGACAAACTTATGTTTCAAAAAAGGAGCTTGGTACATACGGTCTTTTTCCTGATCGGCTTTTCGATGATCTTTGTGGCACTCGGCTACAGCACGTCGCTTGTCGGGTCGTTTTTTAAGGATTATCATCAGCTCATCAGGCAGCTTGGTGCGGTTTTTATCATCTTTTTCGGATTTGTCACTTTGGGGGTTTTTAAGCCTGAATTTTTAATGAAAGAAAGGCGCCTCCAATTTAAAAACAGGCCTGGAGGTCTGCTCGGTTCCATCGGAATCGGAATGGCATTTGCCGCCGGCTGGACGCCCTGCACCGGCCCGATTCTTGCAGCGGTTATTGCACTCGCCGGAACGAACCCGATGTCGGCCGTGCCTTATATGGCGCTTTATGCACTCGGATTCAGCTTGCCGTTTCTGCTTCTGTCTTTTTTCATTACAAAGATGAAATGGCTTCGGAAGCATCAGCTCATCATCATGAAGATCGGCGGAGTTGCAATGATTGTAGTCGGCATCCTGCTGTTCTTTGACTGGATGACGAAAATCATTATCGTATTGTCAAGCCTGTTCGGCGATTTCAGAGGCTTTTAA
- a CDS encoding response regulator yields the protein MTRVLIVDDAKFMRDKIREILETEDLQVAGEAENGEEAVLLYQELQPDLVIMDITMPVKNGIEALKDMIQLNPKVKVIMCTAMRQKRIVVEAIEAGAKDFIVKPFEETKVVEAIRHVLGNACS from the coding sequence ATGACAAGGGTTTTAATTGTTGATGATGCAAAATTTATGAGAGATAAAATTAGAGAAATACTTGAAACAGAAGACTTGCAAGTCGCGGGTGAAGCCGAGAACGGGGAAGAAGCTGTTTTGCTTTATCAAGAGCTGCAGCCGGACTTGGTTATCATGGATATTACGATGCCTGTGAAAAACGGGATAGAAGCTTTAAAGGATATGATCCAGCTGAACCCGAAAGTGAAAGTGATCATGTGTACGGCCATGCGGCAAAAGCGGATCGTCGTTGAGGCGATCGAAGCCGGAGCCAAGGACTTCATCGTCAAGCCTTTCGAGGAAACGAAAGTCGTCGAAGCGATTCGGCATGTGCTCGGAAATGCTTGCAGCTGA
- a CDS encoding CcdC family protein: MICMMIVVSSILAIVMAVIVMAVRIKSSEKPATAKKIILPPIFMSTGALMFLFPVFHVTGAEFLEALTVGMIFSIFLIKTSKFEIRDDKIYIKRSKSFVFILIALLVIRIVMKSILSTTIDYGALSGMFWILAFGMIVPWRIAMYLSFRKLSSQIEASNHIQVN; this comes from the coding sequence ATGATATGTATGATGATCGTCGTTTCATCTATACTTGCTATCGTGATGGCCGTCATTGTCATGGCTGTCAGAATCAAGTCATCTGAAAAACCGGCTACGGCCAAAAAAATTATACTGCCTCCGATTTTTATGAGCACCGGTGCTCTCATGTTTTTATTTCCGGTGTTCCACGTAACCGGTGCTGAATTTTTGGAAGCTCTCACCGTGGGCATGATCTTTTCTATTTTCTTAATTAAAACCTCAAAATTTGAAATCCGCGATGATAAAATCTATATTAAACGGTCCAAATCGTTTGTGTTTATTTTAATTGCGCTGCTCGTCATCCGGATCGTGATGAAGAGCATATTAAGCACAACGATCGATTACGGCGCACTGAGCGGAATGTTTTGGATTCTGGCTTTCGGGATGATCGTTCCTTGGCGGATTGCCATGTATTTATCGTTTAGAAAGCTTTCAAGCCAGATTGAAGCGTCAAATCACATACAGGTCAATTAA